TGCTTCCGGCGCGCACGGCAGCGTGCATGACAAGCTCAAGGCTGCGGGCGAATTGGAACATTGGGGGACGGCGGTGCAGTATCATCTGCCGCATGCCGTGGTTCTGCTGCTGCTGACGTTGTTTGCCAGCACGAAGCCCGCGATGCTCTGGGCCTGGCGCATGTTTCTGGCGGGCATTTTCCTCTTCAGCGGATCGCTCTATGTGCTCGCCTACACCGGCATGAAATGGCTCGGGGCCGTCACTCCGCTGGGCGGCCTGAGCTTCATGATCGGCTGGGCGCTCATCGCGATCTCCGCGAAGGGAAAATGAGCCTTCGGCCCAATCTGCGCAGGGCACGAAAAACACGTTGCGCCAGGATTGAAGCATGCTCCAATAGCGGCCCTTCAAGTCAGAGGCTCGGTAGCTCAGTTGGTAGAGCATGGGATTGAAGATCCTAGTGTCGGCGGTTCGATCCCGTCCCGAGCCACCTCTTAAAAAGTGGTCAAACCTCCAGAAAGTAATCCGCAGGCAGGGCGAAGTGACGAGCGAGCTTCCGAATGTGCGTCGTGGTCAGTTGTCGTGTGCCGTTGACGATCTTGCTGCCCATGCTCGGCTCCAGTTCCAGCAGCCGTCCCAAGTCGGCCGCTGTCATGCCGTGCGTTTCCAGCAGTCCGGCCAGGCGTTGGGTCACTGGTAGCGGTTTGGTTTTCTTTTCCGTGTTGGCCTCATAGTCGGCGATGAGATCCGCCACCAGTTCAAACCAGTCGGCCTGATCTTTGTTCATTTGCTTCTCATGCCCCCAAAGCGGTTCAATGGCTGCCAGCGCCGCCGCATGGTCCGTCTTGTCCCGGATAGGACGCGGCAGCCACACGGAACGGCAAAGGGTGTCGTAGTCACCGGGCATGGTTTCAAAAGATGCGGCAGGGGAGATGGTGCTGCTCACACCACCGTCGCGCTCGCCAGAATTTCCTCGGCCAAGCCTGGGATTCGTTCGAGCGTTTTGGCTGGAGTTTCGCGCAGGGCGGGCACCCGCAGGCCGTCTTCGCCCAAAGTTTGCAGCAATTGGTCCAAGGCCTGGCCGAAGGCGGTGACGGCGGCGGTTTCTTCCGCGTGGTCGTGACGCAGGCCGTTGAGCAGGGCCACATGCTCGTAGCGCTGGAGCCATTCGGCGGCACGCGGGCGGTAGCGTTCGATGATGAGGCGCATCAAGCTTTCGGCGGAGCGCGGTTCGGCTTCACGCAGAACCTGGAAGGCAAGACAGCGCGCCACATCGGCAGCGGCGGAGATCAATCCCGGCTCGTTCACGCCGATCTGATCATGCGCGAGGCTGCGGTGGCGGTGCTCGAAGTGAAAGCCGAGATCGACCTGGCATTGACGCTCGCCGGGGAGGTGGCGGAAAGCCTCGCACAGGATGGAGATTTCGAGACCCCAACCGCCGGGCAGGCTGAAGCGCTCGATGGCATTCATCTCGGCGGCGAACTCACCGGAGAGCGGGTAGCGGTAGCTGTCGAGCTGCTCGATCAGCGGCTTGGAGCCCAGCACATCGCGGCAGGCCTGGATGAGCGGGAAGATCAGCAGCCGTGTGACGCGGCCATACAAACGATCCGAGACGCGGCTGTAGTAGCCTTTGGCAAAGTGATAGCCCATGCGCGGGTGCAGCAGCGGATAGCACAGGCGCCACAGCAGATCACGGCTGTAGTTCAAAATGTCGGTGTCGTGACTGACGATGATGCCTTTGAAGCCGCGTGCATGAAGGTAAGCGATGCCCATCCAGATGTTCGAGCCTTTGCCAGCGTGATGACCGGCCAGTCCGGCCTCCTCCATGCGCTGATACACTTGGGAGAGCTGCGGGCCGTCGTTCCAGAGGATATGCGCCTTCTTGTCCTTCAAGTTCTGCCGGCAAAGAATCAGCGCGCGCTCATGCTCGGCGGCGTCCATGCCGTTCATGCTCAGCACGACCTCGCTGATATGCCCGGCCTGCGACACTTCCTCCAAAATGCGCGGCAGCGCGGGGCGCTCGCATTCGGCGTAGAGGGCGGGAAGCAGCAGCACCACCGGCTTGTTCCGCGCCCATTCCAGCATCTCGCTCTCACGCGCGGAACTGTCCGCGTGCGCCAGATGATGAAGGGTGGGCACGCGCGCGTGCTGGTAAAAGTCTGCCATGGAGAGTTCGGTGAACGCTCAATTACGAGCGTGCCGGGCGTTTGCGAAACGATTTTGTTTCAAATCAAATATGCACCCCATGGTCATGGCCCGAACGGCGCGACGGCTCCGGTTCGCCGTTGAGCACAAGGGTTTCGGCATCCGCATCGATCTCGATTGATTCCGCGTCGATCTCGATCTCCTGCCGCCATTTGCGCGAGACCCACGGCCGGGCGAGTCCGTAAAGCAGGTAGGTCACGAAGATCACCGAGGGCATCCAGTGCCAGTTCATCACCGTGAAGGCGATGACCACGATGCTGATGAGCACCCAGTGGAAGGAACGCTTCGTGCGCCAGTTCACCGCCTTGAAGCTCGGGTATTCGAGATTGCTCACCATCAGGTAGGACAACAGCGCCATCAGGCCCGCCAGGGCATACTTCCAGTTGCCGATTTCCTTGCCGTTGCTGTCCAGCCAGATGACCAGCAGTGTCAGCGAGGAGATCACGCCCGCCGCCGCCGGAATCGGGCAGCCGCGGAAGCTCTTGCTGCTGCTTTTCACATCCGCCGCCGCGAGACAATTGAAGCGCGCCAGACGCATCGCCCCACACACGAGATACACGCACGAAATCAGCCAGCCGAGGCCTTTGGGCGTGTCGATCTCCTTCAGCACGATGTCATGCACCAGCAGGGCAGGGGCCACGCCGAAGGAGACAATGTCCGCCAGCGAATCGAGTTCGCGGCCAAACGGGCTTTCCGTGCCGCCCATGCGCGCCACACGGCCGTCCAGCGCGTCAAACAGGCAGGCCAGCAGGATGAACACGATCGCATAATAGTAATGCTGGTGTTCGTCGAGATGCCTGCCGTCGAAGATTTGCAGGATGGCGACGAAGCCACAGAGAATGTTGCCCGCCGTCATCAAAGTCGGCAGCACCGGAATGCGAGGTTCGTGGGCGCTCATGAGTGAAAAGTCAGATTCGGACGACTTTAACGCCTCCGGCCTCGTTGCCTAGATGAACTTTGCGGTTTCCAAGCCCGCCACACCGTCTAATCTCACCGCCCCCATGCCCCCCGCTGAACTTCCACCCCTGAATGGCGACATGACCATGAGCCAGGTGCTCCAGGCCTACCCTGGCGCGCAGCGGGCCTTGTTCGCGCATTACCACATCGGCGGCTGCCGCAGTTGCGGCTTCCAGCCCGGCGAGACGCTGGCCCAGGTGTGTGAGCGGAATGAAAACATCCCCATCACCGAGGCGGTGACGCACATTCAAGAAAGTCATCAAGGCGATGCCTCGCTGCAAATTTCCCCGCAGGACTTCGATCAGCTCCGCCGCATCAAGACCGACCTCATCATCCTCGATGTCCGCACCCGCGAAGAACATGAAGCCGTGAAGCTCCCCGGCGCACGCTTGCTCACCCAGGAACTCGTGCAGGAGATATTCACCAGCGGCGACAAGACGCAGACGCTGGTGCTTTACGATCATACCGGCTCACGCTCGCTCGATGCTGCCGCTTACTTCATCGGCCACGGCTTCGCCGAAACGAAATGCCTCTCCGGCGGCATTGATGCCTACAGCCGCGACATTGATCCAAGCCTGCCGCGCTATCGTATCGAAATCGAAGACTGATTTAGCACCATGGACGAAGCCGCTCTCCAGCAAGCCCTCACGGACACCCAGAACCTCGGCGAGATGCCCGATGCCGACGCCGTCGGCACCGTCGGCAGTCCTGACTGTGGCGACATGGTGCGCCTGTGGATCAAGTACAAGGAGAAGGACGGCAGAAAGGTCATCGACAAGGCAAGCTTCCAGAGTTTCGGCTGCCAGACCGCCATCGCCGTCGCCAGCATCGCCACCGAATTGATCCGCGGCAAAACCAAGGAGGAGGCGCTCTCCATGTCCGCCGAGGAATTGAGCAAGCCGCTCGGCCCGTTGCCGCCGATGAAGATCCATTGCGGTCAGATGGTTGAAGGCGCGCTGCGTGCCGCGCTCGAAGCGGAAAGCAAAGAGCCAAGGGCGAAGGGCGAAGAGTCCAAACCCCAAACTGACCAATCTGGCACGCTTGCTGATGCCTTGAACCTCGCCGGCAAAACATCAGGCAAAATCAAGATCGTCATCACTTCATAAAACGTGTCTTTTTTGTTTGTCTCTTTGCCCTCCGCTCTTAGCCCTTAGCCCCCCATGCACTCCTCCCTCGAACTCAAACGCGAAGTCGAAGCCGTCCAAATCCCCAGCGGCGATCTCATCAAGCTGCCGCTCGGCATGAAGATCATCATCACGCAATCCCTCGGCGGCACCTACACCGTCGCCACAGACTTCGGCCTCGCCCGCATTCAATCCAAGGATGTCGATGCGCTCGGCATTGATCCCGAGGCCGCCAAGAAGGAACTGGACGGCACCTCCTCCAACATCCCCGCCGATGTCAGCGATCTCGAAGGCCAGGTCTGGAACCAGCTCAAGAACGTCTATGACCCCGAAATTCCAGTCAACATCGTCGATCTCGGACTCGTCTATGACTGCAAGGTCGAAGCCGATGCCGAAGGCAAGAACAGGGCGTTGGTCAAGATGACCCTCACCGCTCCCGGTTGCGGCATGGGTCCCACCATCGCCGCAGACGCGCAGAGCCGCATCATGACCATCGAGGACATGGACGCCGCCGCCGTCGAGCTCGTCTGGGATCCCGCCTGGAACCAGGGCATGATCAGCGTCGAGGGCAAGATGAAGCTCGGCATGATTTGACCCCCTGGAGCGCGGTTTTCAAAAGCCGCTCTGGTTTCGTGTCAGTGAAGTGGTCCGCCTATGGAATGTCTCGGTTGCGACTGCTGCGGCAAGACCGCGTTCTGGAGCGGTATGCGGATGCTCCATCCAAGCCTGTTGAGATTCGCAACCGAACGAATGCTTTCTCAGGCTTGCACGAGTCATCATCACACCTCATCAGATAACACGCATGAAACGCATTCAGGAAGCAAGGCTTTATGGCATCGTTGATCTCGGTTATCTGACGCCAGATAAGGTGGAACACATGACCGCGCAGCTTTGCATGGGAGGGGTCGATGTGCTGCAACTCCGCGCCAAAAAGCTAGCGCCCAACGAGGTCGAACGCCTGGCTCGACTCATGCTCCCGATCACACGCGAGCATGCTGTGCCGTTGGTGATCAACGATCATCTCGATGTGGCCGCCGTTATTGGCAGCGAGGGCGTTCACGTCGGTCAGGATGACGATGTGGTCGCCAAAGCACGTGCGGTGGTCGGTCCGACGTGTTTTGTCGGCAAATCAACGCACAGCATGGCCCAAGCCGTCGCGGCGCAGGCGGAAGGGGCGGATTACATCGGCTTTGGACCGTTGTATGCCACAGGAACGAAGCCGGACTATGTGCCGATTGGTTTGAATGACATCGCGGAGGTACATCGCCGCGTGACGCTGCCGATTTTCTGCATCGGCGGCGTGAATGCAGTGCGATTGGATGAAATCATCGACGCTGGAGCGAAGCGCGTCGTGGTGGTGTCCGCGTTTCTGCTGGCGGCAGATGTGAGCGGTGAGGTGCGGGAGTTGAAGCGGCGTTTGACGGCTACTTCTTCTCCAGCGGAATGATGCCGGCGGTCACGGCGCGTTTCGCACCGAGGTATTCCTTGGCGAGGGCTTCGATCTCTTCCTTTTTGATGCCGGAGAAGTCACTGACGAAGGTGCGCGCCCAGTCGAGGCGTTCAGGGTGCTCCTGGGAGCAGCGCAGGACGTTCATGGACCAGTAGCGGTTGTCACGGCGCATCTGCTCAAGCTGGGCGAGCATGGGTTTGATGGCGCGATCGAATTCATCGTCGGTGATGGGACCAGCGGCGAGCTTGTCGCCGATATCGATGACGAGCTTGGTCAGCGAACCGGCCAGCTCGGGTTTGCACTCAATCATCGTGGTCATGTAGCCGTAGCCGGTGAAGGAGTCGCTGCCGACGTGGTAGCAGGCGGGGCTGTAGGTGTCGCCCAGCTCCTCGCGCACCTTGATGCGCAGGCGGTCATCGAGGATGGAGCCGAGCAAGGTGAGGCGACGGCTGCGTTGGATGTTGCTCATGTCCGTGGTGGGCCAGTAGATCGTGGCGATGGCTTTTGGAATCTCGGTTTCAAAGGGGAACTGCTTGCTCGCTTCCGGTTTGGGGAAGGCGACGGCGCGTTCTTTTTCATACGCGGGCTTCTTGGCCGCGCGTTTGGGCAGAGCACCGAGCGTTTTGGCCACGGCGTTGAGCGCGGCGTCGGCATCGACATCACCGAGCACGCTGATTTCGAGGTAATCCTCCTTCAGGGCCGATGTGAGCCATTCCTTGAGCTCGGCAAGGTTGCGCTTCCTGAGTTCCTCCATCTTCGGGAAACCCCAGCGCGTATCGCCGGAGTGCATGAAGGCGACGACTTCGTTGTTCATGACGCCCTCGGCAGTGTGCTGAAGCTGCGTGTACATCGGGTCGATGTTCTTTTCGAACTGGCGTGCTGCCTCGTCGCGATAACCGGGGGCGGTGAGATAGGCGGTGAGCAGTTGAAGCTGCGCCTCAAGGTCGGCAGGCGTGGTGCGTCCGCTGAGGAGGAAGGCTTCGTCGCCGACAGTGAAATCACTGCCAACCGTGCGGCTGGCGAAGATGCGGCGGATATCATCGACACCGTGCTTTTCGAGTCCGCCAAGCTGGAAGGTGCTTTGCGCGAAAGGAATGATGCCGGGCTTGTCCGCAGGAGCTGACAGCTTGCCTCCACCGAAGTTGATGAGCACGCGGATGGTACCTTTTTCGAACTCGGTGCGCTTGTGGTTGAAGCGTACGTTGTTTTCAAACACAGCCTGGGTGATTTCGAGATCCTTGGCCTCGGTGCGATTCGCGACCTTGCCCGCAGGGCCGAAGTCGGTGTAAGCGAAGGCGGCGGTTTCCTCCTTGGCAGGTGGTGCCACGGGCTTGGCGCGGCTGTCCTTGAACGTGGCGATGATCTGCTTCCCGGCATCGCCTTCGAGCTTCAAATTGCCACCGAGGAAGAGCTGGATGTCATCACCCTTCCAATCTTCAACGAGCGCAGCGTGGCTGTCTTCCTTCTTCAAACCGGCGAGAACGGTCGA
The window above is part of the Prosthecobacter sp. genome. Proteins encoded here:
- a CDS encoding rhodanese-like domain-containing protein; the protein is MPPAELPPLNGDMTMSQVLQAYPGAQRALFAHYHIGGCRSCGFQPGETLAQVCERNENIPITEAVTHIQESHQGDASLQISPQDFDQLRRIKTDLIILDVRTREEHEAVKLPGARLLTQELVQEIFTSGDKTQTLVLYDHTGSRSLDAAAYFIGHGFAETKCLSGGIDAYSRDIDPSLPRYRIEIED
- the sufT gene encoding putative Fe-S cluster assembly protein SufT, giving the protein MHSSLELKREVEAVQIPSGDLIKLPLGMKIIITQSLGGTYTVATDFGLARIQSKDVDALGIDPEAAKKELDGTSSNIPADVSDLEGQVWNQLKNVYDPEIPVNIVDLGLVYDCKVEADAEGKNRALVKMTLTAPGCGMGPTIAADAQSRIMTIEDMDAAAVELVWDPAWNQGMISVEGKMKLGMI
- a CDS encoding insulinase family protein; translation: MHQPLAALLFGLVFSTTLSAATWPQDSSDLKADPKAQYGTLENGLRYIILPHDEPPGRASIRLYMDVGSLMEQDDQQGMAHYLEHMAFNGSRHFKGGEMVEYFQRLGMGFGADTNAHTSFKETVYMLELPKVEPKLITEGVQLFRDYLDGMLLGEAEIDKERGIILSEKLSRDSIEYRTMIEGYKFALPESILPHRMPIGTEETIKTMKRPRFVDFYKTYYTPKRATIVAVGDFKDTAAVKAEIEKQFADAKPSRDDSKDPNLGKITSGYGIVAKLHTEMQAEALTLSVEIPRSAKNKPDSAATRREKTIRDLADMMINQRLSKLAKAEGAPFIGAESYSYEYLEFVSINGIQAQCDPKNWQATLTLLETELRRAIEHGFTDAEFQEAQATLLKSAKLRADQADSRKSRDLASGIVSVLASKKVFTHPADDLARISTVLAGLKKEDSHAALVEDWKGDDIQLFLGGNLKLEGDAGKQIIATFKDSRAKPVAPPAKEETAAFAYTDFGPAGKVANRTEAKDLEITQAVFENNVRFNHKRTEFEKGTIRVLINFGGGKLSAPADKPGIIPFAQSTFQLGGLEKHGVDDIRRIFASRTVGSDFTVGDEAFLLSGRTTPADLEAQLQLLTAYLTAPGYRDEAARQFEKNIDPMYTQLQHTAEGVMNNEVVAFMHSGDTRWGFPKMEELRKRNLAELKEWLTSALKEDYLEISVLGDVDADAALNAVAKTLGALPKRAAKKPAYEKERAVAFPKPEASKQFPFETEIPKAIATIYWPTTDMSNIQRSRRLTLLGSILDDRLRIKVREELGDTYSPACYHVGSDSFTGYGYMTTMIECKPELAGSLTKLVIDIGDKLAAGPITDDEFDRAIKPMLAQLEQMRRDNRYWSMNVLRCSQEHPERLDWARTFVSDFSGIKKEEIEALAKEYLGAKRAVTAGIIPLEKK
- the thiE gene encoding thiamine phosphate synthase; translated protein: MKRIQEARLYGIVDLGYLTPDKVEHMTAQLCMGGVDVLQLRAKKLAPNEVERLARLMLPITREHAVPLVINDHLDVAAVIGSEGVHVGQDDDVVAKARAVVGPTCFVGKSTHSMAQAVAAQAEGADYIGFGPLYATGTKPDYVPIGLNDIAEVHRRVTLPIFCIGGVNAVRLDEIIDAGAKRVVVVSAFLLAADVSGEVRELKRRLTATSSPAE
- the pssA gene encoding CDP-diacylglycerol--serine O-phosphatidyltransferase codes for the protein MSAHEPRIPVLPTLMTAGNILCGFVAILQIFDGRHLDEHQHYYYAIVFILLACLFDALDGRVARMGGTESPFGRELDSLADIVSFGVAPALLVHDIVLKEIDTPKGLGWLISCVYLVCGAMRLARFNCLAAADVKSSSKSFRGCPIPAAAGVISSLTLLVIWLDSNGKEIGNWKYALAGLMALLSYLMVSNLEYPSFKAVNWRTKRSFHWVLISIVVIAFTVMNWHWMPSVIFVTYLLYGLARPWVSRKWRQEIEIDAESIEIDADAETLVLNGEPEPSRRSGHDHGVHI
- a CDS encoding iron-sulfur cluster assembly scaffold protein; this translates as MDEAALQQALTDTQNLGEMPDADAVGTVGSPDCGDMVRLWIKYKEKDGRKVIDKASFQSFGCQTAIAVASIATELIRGKTKEEALSMSAEELSKPLGPLPPMKIHCGQMVEGALRAALEAESKEPRAKGEESKPQTDQSGTLADALNLAGKTSGKIKIVITS
- a CDS encoding DUF423 domain-containing protein is translated as MQPDPFRLRLSALMGFLAIALGASGAHGSVHDKLKAAGELEHWGTAVQYHLPHAVVLLLLTLFASTKPAMLWAWRMFLAGIFLFSGSLYVLAYTGMKWLGAVTPLGGLSFMIGWALIAISAKGK